A region from the Leptodactylus fuscus isolate aLepFus1 unplaced genomic scaffold, aLepFus1.hap2 HAP2_SCAFFOLD_745, whole genome shotgun sequence genome encodes:
- the LOC142188751 gene encoding histone H2B type 1-O-like — protein MPDPAKSAPAPKKGSKKAVTKAQKKDGKKRKRARKESYAIYVYKVLKQVHPDTGISSKAMVVMNSFVNDIFERIAGEASRLAHYNKRSTITSREIQTAVRLLLPGELAKHAVSEGTKAVTKYTSAK, from the coding sequence atgcctgatcccgccaagtctgccccagcgcccaagaagggctccaagaaagccgtgaccaaggcccagaagaaggacggcaagaaGCGTAAGAGGGCCAGGAAGGAGAGCTATGCCATCTACGTGTACAAGGTGCTGAAGCAGGTCCACCCCGACACCGGTATCTCCTCCAAGGCCATGGTCGTCATGAATTCCTTCGTCAACGACATCTTCGAGCGCATCGCAGGAGAAGCCTCCCGCCTGGCTCACTACAACAAGcgctccaccatcacctcccgggagatccagaccgccgtgcgcctgctgctgcccggagagttggccaagcacgccgtgtccgagggcaccaaggccgtcaccaagtacaccagcgccaagtaa
- the LOC142188753 gene encoding histone H2A type 2-B, translated as MSGRGKQGGKARAKAKTRSSRAGLQFPVGRVHRLLRKGNYAERVGAGAPVYLAAVLEYLTAEILELAGNAARDNKKTRIIPRHLQLAVRNDEELNKLLGGVTIAQGGVLPNIQAVLLPKKTESSKPSKSK; from the coding sequence ATGTCTGGACGCGGCAAGCAAGGAGGCAAAGCTCGTGCTAAGGCCAAGACCCGCTCATCCCGGGCGGGACTTCAGTTCCCCGTCGGTCGTGTGCACAGGCTTCTCCGCAAGGGCAACTACGCTGAGAGGGTTGGTGCTGGTGCTCCCGTCTACCTGGCGGCCGTACTGGAGTATCTGACCGCTGAGATCCTGGAGTTGGCTGGTAATGCTGCACGGGACAACAAGAAGACCCGCATCATCCCCCGTCACCTGCAGCTGGCCGTGCGCAATGACGAGGAGCTGAACAAACTGCTGGGTGGCGTGACCATCGCCCAGGGAGGCGTCCTGCCCAACATCCAGGCCGTGCTGCTGCCCAAGAAGACCGAGAGCAGCAAGCCCAGCAAGAGCAAGTGA
- the LOC142188755 gene encoding histone H1.03-like isoform X1: MAETAPAAAAAPPPAEPAAKSKKQPKKAAAGGAKKSKKSSGPTVSELIVKAVSASKERSGVSVAALKKVLAAGGYDTDKNRSRVKLGLKVLVTKGTLIQVKGSGASGSFKLNKKQAESKDKAAKKKPAAAKPKKAAAKKPAAKSPKKAPTAAKSPKKAKKPAAAAKKAAKSPKKPKAAPKAKKVTKSPAKKAAKPKAAKSPAKKAAKPKAAKSPAKKAAKAKKPAAKK, translated from the coding sequence ATGGCAGAAACCGCgcccgccgctgccgctgctccccctcccgcCGAACCGGCCGCCAAATCCAAGAAGCAGCCGAAGAAAGCAGCCGCAGGGGGCGCCAAGAAGAGCAAGAAATCCTCCGGTCCCACCGTGTCCGAGCTGATCGTCAAAGCCGTGTCCGCCTCCAAGGAGCGCAGTGGGGTGTCTGTGGCCGCCCTGAAGAAGGTGCTGGCTGCTGGCGGCTACGATACAGACAAGAACCGCAGCCGTGTCAAGCTGGGCCTTAAGGTTCTGGTGACCAAGGGAACCCTGATCCAGGTGAAAGGCAGCGGCGCCTCCGGCTCCTTCAAGCTGAACAAGAAGCAGGCGGAGAGTAAGGACAAGGCGGCCAAGAAGAAGCCTGCAGCGGCCAAGCCCAAGAAAGCTGCCGCCAAGAAGCCCGCGGCTAAGTCTCCTAAGAAGGCGCCGACCGCGGCCAAGAGCCCGAAGAAAGCCAAGAAGCCTGCAGCGGCCGCCAAGAAGGCGGCCAAGAGCCCCAAGAAGCCGAAGGCGGCTCCTAAAGCCAAGAAGGTGACGAAGAGCCCGGCTAAGAAGGCGGCTAAGCCCAAAGCTGCCAAGAGCCCAGCTAAGAAGGCTGCCAAGCCCAAAGCTGCCAAGAGTCCGGCTAAGAAGGCTGCTAAAGCCAAGAAGCCCGCGGCTAAGAAATAA
- the LOC142188756 gene encoding histone H3, whose protein sequence is MARTKQTARKSTGGKAPRKQLATKAARKSAPATGGVKKPHRYRPGTVALREIRRYQKSTELLIRKLPFQRLVREIAQDFKTDLRFQSSAVMALQEASEAYLVGLFEDTNLCAIHAKRVTIMPKDIQLARRIRGERA, encoded by the coding sequence ATGGCAAGAACCAAGCAGACCGCCCGCAAATCCACCGGAGGGAAAGCTCCCCGCAAGCAGCTGGCCACTAAGGCCGCCAGGAAGAGCGCTCCCGCCACCGGCGGAGTGAAGAAGCCTCACCGCTACCGCCCTGGTACAGTCGCTCTGCGTGAAATCCGCCGCTACCAGAAGTCCACCGAGCTGCTGATCCGTAAGCTTCCCTTCCAGCGCCTGGTTCGAGAGATCGCCCAGGACTTCAAGACGGATCTCCGCTTCCAGAGCTCCGCCGTCATGGCCCTGCAGGAAGCTAGCGAAGCTTACCTGGTCGGGCTCTTTGAGGACACCAACCTGTGCGCCATCCACGCCAAGAGGGTCACCATCATGCCCAAAGACATCCAGCTGGCCCGCAGGATTCGTGGGGAGAGGGCTTAA
- the LOC142188757 gene encoding histone H2B type 1-O-like, protein MPDPAKSAPAPKKGSKKAVTKAQKKDGKKRKRARRESYAIYVYKVLKQVHPDTGISSKAMSIMNSFVNDVFERIAGEASRLAHYNKRSTITSREIQTSVRLLLPGELAKHAVSEGTKAVTKYTSAK, encoded by the coding sequence ATGCCTGATCCCGCCAAGTCTGCCCCAGCGCCCAAGAAGGGCTCCAAGAAAGCCGTGACCAAGgcccagaagaaggacggcaagaagcgtaagagggccaggagggagagctaTGCCATCTACGTGTACAAGGTGCTGAAGCAGGTCCACCCCGACACCGGCATTTCTTCCAAGGCCATGAGCATCATGAATTCCTTCGTCAACGACGTCTTTGAGCGCATCGCAGGAGAAGCCTCCCGCCTGGCTCACTATAACAAGcgctccaccatcacctcccgggagatccagacctccgtgcgcctgctgctgcccggagagttggccaagcacgccgtgtccgagggcaccaaggccgtcaccaagtacaccagcgccaagtaa
- the LOC142188755 gene encoding histone H1.03-like isoform X2: MAETAPAAAAAPPPAEPAAKSKKQPKKAAAGGAKKSKKSSGPTVSELIVKAVSASKERSGVSVAALKKVLAAGGYDTDKNRSRVKLGLKVLVTKGTLIQVKGSGASGSFKLNKKQAESKDKAAKKKPAAAKPKKAAAKKPAAKSPKKAPTAAKSPKKAKKPAAAAKKAAKSPKKPKAAPKAKKVTKSPAKKAAKPKAAKSPAKKAKAAKAKKPAAKK; the protein is encoded by the exons ATGGCAGAAACCGCgcccgccgctgccgctgctccccctcccgcCGAACCGGCCGCCAAATCCAAGAAGCAGCCGAAGAAAGCAGCCGCAGGGGGCGCCAAGAAGAGCAAGAAATCCTCCGGTCCCACCGTGTCCGAGCTGATCGTCAAAGCCGTGTCCGCCTCCAAGGAGCGCAGTGGGGTGTCTGTGGCCGCCCTGAAGAAGGTGCTGGCTGCTGGCGGCTACGATACAGACAAGAACCGCAGCCGTGTCAAGCTGGGCCTTAAGGTTCTGGTGACCAAGGGAACCCTGATCCAGGTGAAAGGCAGCGGCGCCTCCGGCTCCTTCAAGCTGAACAAGAAGCAGGCGGAGAGTAAGGACAAGGCGGCCAAGAAGAAGCCTGCAGCGGCCAAGCCCAAGAAAGCTGCCGCCAAGAAGCCCGCGGCTAAGTCTCCTAAGAAGGCGCCGACCGCGGCCAAGAGCCCGAAGAAAGCCAAGAAGCCTGCAGCGGCCGCCAAGAAGGCGGCCAAGAGCCCCAAGAAGCCGAAGGCGGCTCCTAAAGCCAAGAAGGTGACGAAGAGCCCGGCTAAGAAGGCGGCTAAGCCCAAAGCTGCCAAGAGCCCAGCTAAGAAGGCT AAGGCTGCTAAAGCCAAGAAGCCCGCGGCTAAGAAATAA